A region from the Mesorhizobium sp. J8 genome encodes:
- the fliR gene encoding flagellar biosynthetic protein FliR → MNALSQGIVIAAFLAFCRIGACFMLMPGLSSARVPIQIRLFVSVAATGGLLAFLWDRIYPFVDPRPQVLAPMIVSELLVGGLIGAMTRLYMEALRFMGSAIAMLIGYGGSGGPAIEEPEPQAALAAIISFSALLLLFVFDFDHEIVKALVASYQVAPVNAFFNPQAALVDVTDTVSDAFFLVVRLGSPFVAYAILVNLTIGFVNKLTPQIPVYFISLPFVIAGGMIIFYFAVGTLLSLFVDGFVDLTLAR, encoded by the coding sequence GTGAACGCGCTCTCGCAAGGCATCGTCATCGCCGCCTTCCTCGCCTTCTGCCGCATCGGCGCCTGCTTCATGCTGATGCCTGGCCTGTCGAGCGCCCGCGTGCCGATCCAGATCCGGCTCTTCGTGTCGGTGGCCGCGACCGGCGGCCTGCTCGCTTTCCTGTGGGACCGCATCTACCCCTTCGTCGATCCGCGCCCGCAGGTGCTCGCACCGATGATCGTTTCCGAGTTGCTGGTCGGCGGACTGATCGGCGCCATGACCAGGCTCTACATGGAAGCGTTGCGCTTCATGGGCTCGGCCATCGCCATGCTGATCGGCTATGGCGGCTCGGGCGGGCCGGCGATCGAGGAGCCTGAGCCGCAGGCCGCGCTTGCCGCCATCATCTCGTTCTCGGCGCTGCTTCTACTCTTCGTCTTCGATTTCGACCACGAGATCGTCAAGGCGCTCGTCGCCTCCTACCAGGTCGCCCCGGTCAACGCGTTCTTCAACCCGCAGGCGGCCCTCGTCGACGTCACCGACACGGTGTCGGACGCGTTCTTCCTGGTCGTCCGCCTCGGCAGCCCGTTCGTCGCCTACGCCATCCTGGTCAATCTGACGATCGGCTTCGTCAACAAGCTGACGCCGCAGATCCCGGTCTATTTCATCTCGCTGCCCTTCGTCATCGCCGGCGGCATGATCATCTTCTATTTTGCCGTCGGCACCTTGCTATCGCTCTTCGTCGACGGCTTCGTCGACCTCACGCTGGCGCGGTAG